In one window of Microbacterium sp. PM5 DNA:
- a CDS encoding ABC transporter ATP-binding protein, translating to MTLPGIVVTGVRRSFGHVQAVRDVSLEARAGAVTGLVGPNGSGKTTLMLMLASLLAPDAGSIRIGGVDPLAEPAAARALLGWMPDALGAWPTLTARETLVMTGRLYGLDAAAAQAGAARLLDEVGLGTLSDAPARVLSRGQKQRLGLARALVHDPRVLLLDEPASGLDPQARIDLRVLLRRLAAEGRTILISSHILSELEEVVDEAVFLVDGATVSSERVAAAATRLRTWRIRLAGRDATAAVLPVAQTLGLDAALVPIDRRDLLVSFASDDDAASALAALIGAGLPVAEFAAATGLLEHTFLDLEGERS from the coding sequence ATGACCCTCCCCGGCATCGTCGTCACCGGAGTGCGCCGGTCGTTCGGACACGTGCAGGCCGTGCGCGATGTCTCGTTGGAGGCGCGGGCGGGCGCCGTCACCGGGCTCGTCGGCCCGAACGGCTCGGGCAAGACCACGCTCATGCTCATGCTGGCTTCGCTGCTCGCGCCGGATGCCGGTTCGATCCGCATCGGCGGCGTCGACCCGCTCGCCGAGCCCGCCGCCGCCCGCGCGCTGCTCGGCTGGATGCCCGACGCCCTCGGCGCGTGGCCGACCCTCACCGCCCGCGAGACGCTCGTCATGACCGGCCGCCTCTACGGTCTGGACGCCGCGGCGGCCCAGGCGGGCGCCGCGCGGCTGCTCGACGAGGTGGGGCTCGGGACGCTGTCCGATGCGCCGGCACGCGTGCTGTCGCGCGGACAGAAGCAGCGCCTCGGCCTCGCGCGCGCCCTCGTGCACGATCCCCGCGTGCTGCTGCTGGACGAGCCGGCCTCGGGCCTGGACCCGCAAGCACGCATCGACCTGCGCGTGCTGCTGCGCCGCCTCGCCGCCGAGGGGCGCACGATCCTCATCTCCAGCCACATCCTCTCCGAGCTCGAGGAGGTCGTGGACGAGGCGGTGTTCCTCGTCGACGGCGCGACGGTGAGCAGTGAGCGGGTCGCGGCGGCGGCGACGCGTCTGCGCACGTGGCGCATCCGCCTCGCCGGCCGTGATGCGACGGCGGCGGTGCTGCCGGTCGCCCAGACGCTGGGCCTGGACGCCGCGCTCGTCCCGATCGACCGCCGCGACCTGCTGGTCTCGTTCGCAAGCGACGACGACGCGGCATCCGCCCTCGCCGCCCTCATCGGGGCGGGTCTGCCGGTCGCGGAGTTCGCGGCGGCGACAGGACTTCTGGAACACACGTTCCTCGACCTCGAGGGGGAGCGCTCATGA
- a CDS encoding S8 family serine peptidase has translation MQRPRQRRILATAGAIALLLPSTAAFAATADDADPSSRLLTAASAGKISTSFTSAAIDANGLVSVVVEMTGDPVAVVEAEQGRELSDGERGDVKNRLKDAQEPVSSAIEDKGGSVQAEMQSAYNGVQAKVPAAELDAIASLPNVVAIHPVRKYTVDNAVSVPFLGVPQVWESTGYTGQNVKVAIIDTGIDYTHATFGGPGTVAAFDAAKANSAQPADPTMYGPDAPRIKGGIDLVGDDYNADPNSASYQPVPHPDDNPLDCNGHGSHVAGTAGGSGVLADGTTYRGPYDSTTPSNQFRVGPGVAPQVDLYAVRVFGCEGSTDVVVPALDWAVDHGMDVVNMSLGSSFGRADDPDAVAAANAVGAGVVVVASSGNAGHNPYLTGSPGTGDGVISVSAVDSAEGFPGATITVGGTPVEAINANGASLDGIGDLTVVRLTGDNALGCSPAAFTAAGVVPGGKQIAVVDRGSCARVAKAIYGQQAGAAAVVMVNNTDDLPPFEGVVTANADTGEPFDLTIPFLGVRSSSGPAFVAGATASLVATQIANPGFRGYASFSSSGPRSGDSAISPDVAAPGVSISSAAVGSGNGAAILSGTSMAAPHVAGVAALSAEAHPSWTAPQIAASVVSTADPDKVAGQSLTLGGVGLVDAAQAVATTVTATGDAFRTESGWARESALSFGFQESPLGFGGVKTVTVRNDGPTAVRYDVSTTPSAQSKKARILLSNRSITVPAHGSAKVLLIVAAAAKDVPSSVGADDQFAFSEISGDIVLTSSDSTLRVPYLLVPRADSTVRATMNGPWFSGKQKVADGTKKLTLRNLAGALPAGADVYTWGLSDPQDASKTLADTGYDIRAVGVQSFPDGDDTLMVFAMNMHHRWSNAAANEYDIVIDSDRDGTPDWIVLSADSGGVRNGDTNGLSEVFIVNAKTKETAAAGFLTQAPTDSSTLLMPVRASDLGITGAFSYTAQTHASNDASDAVDGWATYDPTAPAISNGQFVTVPQRGSASVDVTFNAKQIDAQKPLGSMVVVMDNQSGADEALLLPLKK, from the coding sequence TTGCAACGACCACGGCAACGACGCATCCTCGCCACGGCAGGTGCGATAGCACTGCTGCTCCCCTCCACGGCCGCATTCGCCGCGACCGCCGACGACGCCGACCCGTCGTCGCGGTTGCTGACCGCGGCATCCGCCGGAAAGATCTCGACGTCGTTCACGTCGGCGGCCATCGACGCCAACGGACTCGTGAGCGTCGTCGTCGAGATGACGGGCGATCCCGTCGCCGTGGTGGAAGCCGAGCAGGGCCGCGAGCTCAGCGACGGTGAGCGCGGCGACGTGAAGAACCGCCTCAAGGATGCGCAGGAGCCGGTGAGCTCGGCCATCGAGGACAAGGGCGGCTCGGTGCAGGCCGAGATGCAGTCGGCGTACAACGGCGTGCAGGCGAAGGTGCCGGCGGCCGAGCTCGACGCGATCGCGTCTCTGCCGAACGTCGTCGCCATCCATCCCGTGCGCAAGTACACCGTCGACAACGCCGTCTCGGTTCCCTTCCTCGGTGTCCCCCAGGTGTGGGAGAGCACCGGCTACACGGGGCAGAACGTCAAAGTCGCCATCATCGACACCGGCATCGACTACACCCACGCGACCTTCGGCGGTCCCGGCACGGTGGCGGCCTTCGACGCCGCGAAGGCGAACTCGGCCCAGCCCGCCGACCCGACGATGTACGGTCCCGACGCCCCGCGCATCAAGGGCGGAATCGACCTCGTCGGCGACGATTACAACGCCGACCCGAACAGCGCCTCCTACCAGCCGGTGCCCCACCCCGACGACAACCCGCTCGACTGCAACGGCCACGGCTCGCACGTCGCCGGCACCGCGGGCGGCTCGGGCGTGCTCGCCGACGGCACCACTTACCGCGGCCCGTACGACTCCACGACCCCCTCGAACCAGTTCCGCGTCGGACCGGGTGTCGCCCCGCAGGTCGACCTGTACGCCGTGCGGGTCTTCGGGTGCGAGGGTTCGACCGATGTGGTCGTGCCCGCCCTCGACTGGGCGGTCGATCACGGCATGGACGTCGTGAACATGTCACTCGGCTCGTCGTTCGGACGTGCCGACGACCCGGATGCCGTGGCCGCCGCCAACGCGGTCGGTGCCGGTGTCGTCGTGGTCGCGTCCTCCGGTAACGCGGGTCACAACCCGTACCTGACCGGCTCGCCGGGCACCGGTGACGGTGTGATCTCGGTATCGGCCGTCGACAGCGCCGAGGGTTTCCCGGGCGCGACGATCACGGTCGGCGGCACCCCCGTCGAGGCGATCAACGCCAACGGTGCCTCGCTCGACGGCATCGGCGATCTGACGGTCGTGCGCCTCACCGGCGACAACGCGCTCGGATGCTCGCCGGCGGCATTCACCGCCGCGGGAGTCGTCCCGGGCGGAAAGCAGATCGCGGTCGTCGACCGCGGATCGTGCGCCCGTGTCGCCAAGGCCATCTACGGCCAGCAGGCCGGAGCGGCGGCCGTGGTCATGGTGAACAACACCGACGACCTGCCGCCGTTCGAAGGCGTCGTGACGGCCAATGCCGACACCGGGGAGCCGTTCGACCTGACGATTCCGTTCCTCGGCGTGCGCTCCTCGAGCGGTCCCGCCTTCGTCGCCGGCGCCACGGCGAGCCTCGTCGCCACGCAGATCGCCAACCCCGGCTTCCGCGGGTACGCGTCGTTCAGCTCGTCGGGTCCGCGCTCGGGCGACAGCGCCATCAGCCCGGACGTGGCCGCCCCCGGCGTCTCGATCTCGTCGGCCGCGGTCGGCTCGGGCAACGGTGCGGCGATCCTGTCGGGCACCTCGATGGCCGCCCCGCACGTGGCGGGTGTGGCGGCGCTGTCCGCCGAAGCACACCCGTCGTGGACGGCTCCGCAGATCGCGGCATCCGTGGTGTCCACCGCCGATCCCGACAAGGTCGCCGGCCAGAGCCTGACGCTCGGCGGGGTGGGTCTCGTCGATGCCGCTCAGGCCGTGGCGACGACGGTGACGGCGACGGGTGACGCGTTCCGGACGGAGAGCGGTTGGGCGCGCGAGTCGGCGCTCAGCTTCGGCTTCCAGGAGTCGCCGCTCGGCTTCGGTGGCGTGAAGACCGTGACGGTGCGCAACGACGGGCCGACCGCGGTGCGCTACGACGTCTCGACGACCCCGTCGGCGCAGTCGAAGAAGGCACGCATCCTGCTCTCGAACCGCTCGATCACCGTCCCGGCGCATGGCTCGGCGAAGGTGCTGCTGATCGTCGCCGCCGCCGCGAAGGACGTGCCCAGCTCGGTCGGCGCCGACGACCAGTTCGCGTTCTCCGAGATCTCCGGTGACATCGTGCTCACGTCGTCCGACTCCACGCTGCGCGTGCCCTACCTGCTCGTGCCCCGCGCCGACAGCACGGTGCGCGCGACGATGAACGGCCCGTGGTTCAGCGGCAAGCAGAAGGTCGCCGACGGCACCAAGAAGCTGACGCTGCGCAACCTCGCCGGCGCCCTGCCGGCCGGTGCCGACGTGTACACGTGGGGCCTGTCCGACCCGCAGGACGCCAGCAAGACCCTGGCCGACACCGGGTACGACATCCGCGCGGTCGGGGTGCAGTCCTTCCCCGATGGCGACGACACGCTCATGGTGTTCGCGATGAACATGCACCACCGCTGGTCGAACGCGGCCGCGAACGAGTACGACATCGTGATCGACAGCGACCGTGACGGCACCCCCGACTGGATCGTCCTGTCGGCCGACTCGGGCGGGGTCCGCAACGGCGACACCAACGGTCTGTCCGAGGTCTTCATCGTCAACGCCAAGACGAAGGAGACGGCGGCCGCCGGCTTCCTCACGCAGGCGCCGACCGACAGCAGCACCCTGCTGATGCCGGTGCGGGCGAGTGATCTGGGCATCACCGGTGCGTTCTCGTACACCGCCCAGACGCACGCGTCCAACGACGCGTCGGACGCGGTGGACGGGTGGGCCACGTACGACCCGACGGCGCCGGCGATCAGCAACGGCCAGTTCGTCACGGTGCCGCAGCGCGGCTCGGCCAGCGTCGACGTCACCTTCAACGCGAAGCAGATCGACGCGCAGAAGCCGCTGGGCTCGATGGTGGTCGTGATGGACAACCAGTCCGGCGCGGACGAGGCGCTGCTGCTGCCGCTGAAGAAGTAG
- a CDS encoding glycerophosphodiester phosphodiesterase family protein: MPRARPLVIGHRGAPGYRPEHTRSSYELALAMGVDAVEPDVVFTKDAVAVVRHENEISGTTDVADRPEFADRRTTKPVDGVPQTGWFTEDFTWAELSTLRCRERLPHLRPGSAAFDDTEPPLRLRDLLDLVATASREQGRDIGIVLEIKHATFFGARGFDVAALVAAELRDAGWAEGAHPLFVESFELTVLRQLRARGIPATYVYLVEADGAPFDLVAAHGEAATPYRDQVSAAGLARLAPEVDGISVDKAMLLSASPPGGAELVAEAHAAGLAVFTWTCRPENTFLTPAFRRGEDDAAFGDYRAEWAVLRDAGIDGVFVDHADLGVASFG, encoded by the coding sequence ATGCCTCGTGCCCGCCCGCTGGTGATCGGTCATCGCGGCGCCCCCGGATACCGCCCCGAGCACACCCGCTCGTCGTATGAGCTGGCGCTGGCGATGGGAGTGGATGCCGTCGAGCCCGATGTCGTCTTCACGAAGGATGCCGTGGCCGTCGTCCGGCACGAGAACGAGATCTCGGGGACGACCGACGTCGCCGACCGTCCGGAGTTCGCGGACCGTCGCACGACGAAGCCGGTCGATGGCGTCCCGCAGACGGGCTGGTTCACCGAGGACTTCACCTGGGCGGAGCTGTCGACGCTGCGCTGTCGCGAGCGACTGCCGCACCTGCGCCCCGGCAGTGCGGCCTTCGATGACACGGAACCGCCGCTGCGGTTGCGCGACCTGCTCGATCTCGTCGCGACAGCCTCACGTGAACAGGGGCGCGACATCGGCATCGTGCTGGAGATCAAGCACGCCACCTTCTTCGGGGCGCGGGGCTTCGATGTCGCGGCGCTGGTCGCCGCCGAGCTGCGCGACGCGGGGTGGGCCGAGGGAGCGCACCCGCTGTTCGTGGAGTCGTTCGAACTGACCGTCCTGCGACAGCTGCGTGCGCGCGGCATCCCCGCGACGTACGTCTACCTCGTCGAGGCCGACGGTGCGCCGTTCGATCTCGTCGCGGCCCACGGTGAGGCGGCGACACCGTATCGCGACCAGGTCAGCGCCGCCGGGCTGGCACGGCTGGCGCCGGAGGTGGACGGCATCAGCGTCGACAAGGCGATGCTGCTGAGCGCGTCGCCGCCGGGGGGAGCCGAGCTGGTCGCCGAGGCGCACGCGGCGGGGCTTGCCGTGTTCACCTGGACGTGTCGTCCCGAGAACACCTTCCTGACGCCCGCGTTCCGCCGCGGTGAGGACGACGCCGCCTTCGGCGACTACCGTGCGGAGTGGGCGGTCCTCCGGGATGCCGGGATCGACGGTGTCTTCGTCGACCATGCCGACCTCGGGGTGGCGTCCTTCGGCTGA
- a CDS encoding ABC transporter permease, translating into MNATRLWTIARLELLQRVRTVSWYVLLGVFALLLIGVTALAYLAYGGWGQSGPGIYSVVVCVTLLLVLLVSPTLSGNSINGDRDAATLAPVQVTLVTTGEILLGKFIAGWITGLAFAAVAAPFLVIATFAGGVDPLTVVVSLVVLVVETGVVAAIGVALSGLLARPLFSVATTYLVVAALTVGTPLGFGLIGAAVSSEGTSITRSYETGPDGAPLCQDGARFCGDTPEKLVCGPWQTGTYRVPRFDYVWWLLSANPFVILGDATPTRFTEYGYPDDLFGSLKLSVRSAQLPPSLEQRWDDCAPGTYLDSTQPTPRQIIDETVPSWFVGLAVQVVLAGLLLWGAWARTRTPARSLPPGTRIA; encoded by the coding sequence ATGAACGCCACGCGGCTGTGGACGATCGCCCGCCTGGAGCTGCTCCAGCGGGTGCGCACCGTGTCGTGGTACGTGCTGCTCGGTGTGTTCGCGCTCCTGCTCATCGGCGTGACCGCGCTGGCCTACCTCGCCTATGGCGGCTGGGGTCAGAGCGGCCCCGGGATCTATTCCGTCGTCGTCTGCGTCACCCTGCTGCTCGTGCTGCTCGTCTCGCCCACCCTCAGCGGCAACAGCATCAACGGCGACCGGGATGCCGCGACGCTCGCTCCCGTGCAGGTGACGCTCGTCACGACGGGGGAGATCCTCCTCGGCAAGTTCATCGCCGGCTGGATCACCGGGCTGGCCTTCGCCGCCGTGGCGGCGCCGTTCCTGGTGATCGCCACCTTCGCGGGCGGCGTCGACCCGCTCACCGTGGTCGTCTCGCTCGTCGTGCTCGTGGTGGAGACCGGCGTCGTCGCCGCGATCGGGGTAGCGCTGTCGGGCCTGCTCGCACGTCCGCTGTTCTCGGTCGCGACGACCTACCTCGTCGTCGCCGCCCTGACCGTCGGAACGCCGCTCGGGTTCGGGCTGATCGGCGCCGCGGTCTCCAGCGAAGGCACCTCGATCACCCGCTCCTACGAGACCGGTCCCGACGGAGCGCCGCTGTGTCAGGACGGTGCCCGCTTCTGCGGCGACACCCCGGAGAAGCTCGTCTGCGGCCCGTGGCAGACCGGCACCTACCGCGTGCCGCGCTTCGACTACGTGTGGTGGCTGCTGTCGGCCAACCCCTTCGTGATCCTCGGCGATGCCACGCCCACACGGTTCACCGAGTACGGCTACCCCGACGACCTCTTCGGCTCGCTGAAGCTGTCGGTGCGGTCGGCGCAGCTGCCCCCGTCGCTCGAACAGCGCTGGGACGATTGTGCGCCGGGCACGTACCTGGACTCGACGCAGCCCACCCCGCGCCAGATCATCGACGAGACCGTGCCGAGCTGGTTCGTGGGCCTCGCCGTCCAGGTGGTGCTGGCGGGCCTGCTGCTGTGGGGTGCCTGGGCTCGTACGCGCACACCGGCGCGATCGCTGCCGCCGGGAACGCGCATCGCATAG
- a CDS encoding YccF domain-containing protein has translation MRTILNIVWIIFAGFWLFVGYVVAGVVLCIPIITIPWAIASFRTAGYVIWPFGRTIVPKPTAGVGSFLGNVVWVILAGWWLALGHLVSGIALCITIIGIPMAIADFKMIPISLMPLGKDIVSTRQGAFDRTL, from the coding sequence ATGCGCACGATCCTCAACATCGTCTGGATCATCTTCGCCGGATTCTGGTTGTTCGTCGGCTACGTGGTCGCCGGTGTGGTGCTGTGCATTCCGATCATCACGATCCCCTGGGCGATCGCCTCGTTCCGCACCGCGGGCTACGTCATCTGGCCGTTCGGGCGCACGATCGTGCCGAAGCCGACGGCGGGCGTGGGCTCGTTCCTCGGCAACGTCGTCTGGGTGATCCTCGCCGGGTGGTGGCTCGCGCTCGGGCACCTGGTCAGCGGCATCGCGCTGTGCATCACGATCATCGGCATTCCGATGGCGATCGCGGACTTCAAGATGATCCCGATCTCTCTCATGCCCCTCGGCAAAGACATCGTCTCCACGCGCCAGGGCGCGTTCGATCGGACGCTGTGA